Within the Thermosynechococcaceae cyanobacterium Okahandja genome, the region CGCTTTGTTAAGGGATATATGATGTGGTTTATTGGCAATTAACCACTGCCCCACATAATTTAGAAGTGGATCACCAGCTAACTCATCCGCAAAAATGCCACGATACACGGCAACGGTGTGAATGGGCTTAGGTTCATAGGAGCGAACGATTGAATTTTCTGGCAGGTTATCGCGCCAGCATAAAATTATCTTGTGCTGGGAGTTATCCACTGCTAAACAAAGGGGTAAATTATTCTGTTCTGTAATATAGCCAATTAGCTCAGAAGGCTTGCAAAATCCAAAACGTAAGGGATCAAGTTTAGGAATTACTTGTTTGAGCTCGTTGAAAAATTTAATAAAATCTATTCCTTGCTTAAGCTGCTTTTGCTTTGTAGCATCAGATGTATAGTAGTTAATTAGCTCAAGAATTTTAGCCAATTCCAAATTTTTAATTTCTGTAAAATCAGCATCTTTTGGATAAGTGATCTGAGAAATCCGTGGTGGGCGAATTTTTATGGGGACTTGAAGGGACTTTTGACTACTTGTATTTGTTATGTTTGGCGGACTAGTACCATTTTGAATCAGGGGATTGTCTAATAAAATAAAGTTGTGGCACACCCGTTGAAGGCTGTCACTGGCGGAGCCACGGTAGGCACAGCCAATCACTGTTTTGCCGTAGTCCCTAAGTTTGAGGGCAATCGAGCCAAAGCCGCCATCCCCAGAGACCAGCACAAACGTATTAATGTCTGGATGCTGATGAATAATATCAATGGCATCCACAGCAAGTTGAATATCGGCAGCATTCCGTTGATCGCGATTACGGCCATAGACTGCCACCCGCTCAATCTGTAACTGATCTAACTGTGGACTAAGGTTTTGCAAAACTTGGTTCATCCAGTTGCCGTAGGCACGCTGAACCTGCACCTCCCCCACCTGAACACTATGCTTGATGGCATCCAAGATGTTCGGGATTGATACCAACTCACTCACTTTGGTGGGGTCAAGGCGCTGACCCTGCACGAATACTAAATTTTCAATGTCGTATAGAATGGCAGTGCGAGGCGGGTGGTGCTCAGGGGCGGGTGGTGATTGTAGCGCTGTTTTTAGCAGCGCTAGCTCCCTAGATTGGGTCTCTAAAATAGTGTGTAGGGTTTCGACCGATTCTAGGATTTTCTGAGTATCCGGAGTGCTGGTGCTGCTAACCGGTTGCTGCCAAGCGTCTCTGGGTGGGTGTTCTTTGCGACTGAGTAGTGGTGCGGCGGCTAAGGCTCCGAGGCTACTGCCAATCAGCGGCGCAAAACGCTGGTTGGGCTGTAAAACCATTGCAATGCTACCTGCAACAATCGCGCTTAGAGGCGTAATGAACCAAACGTCTGGCTTCATGCAGCGGTCAACGTTACCTAGATCACACTAAATTAGCCCATGATTATACCAAAAAATGTTTAAATTGTCTGATGCTGAATAGGCCATGCCCCAACTGTCTAAAAGCCCATGACGTTTGCCACGGTCTGTTCGCTGGGGTCAATGTGACGATGGAAGCGATCGCTGTGCTGCTGTAGGGCAGTTTCCGGATCTTTCAGACCATTGCCGGTAAGGACACAGACGACCGTGGCACCCGTGGGAACCTGATCCGCTAGCTTCAGCAGGCCAGCCACGGAGGCGGCACTGGCGGGTTCACAGAAAATCCCTTCCTCCGAGGCCAGCAAACAGTAAGCATGGAGGATTTCGGCATCACTGACGGCGTTAAAGGCACCTTGGCTGGCATCTTTGACGGCGATCGCCCGCTGCCAGTTGGCCGGATTGCCAATCCGAATGGCGGTCGCAACCGTTTCCGGATGTGTCACAACAGCCCCATTCACTAGGGGAGCCGAGCCTGCGGCTTGAAACCCCATCATCCGTGGTAGGCGATCGCAGCGGTTTTGTTCGCGATACTGACAAAAGCCCATCCAGTAGGCGGTAATATTGCCCGCATTCCCCATAGGGATACACAGCCAGTCCGGGGCATTGCCCAAGCTATCTACCACCTCAAAGGCGGCTGTTTTTTGCCCCTCCAGTCGGTAGGGATTCACAGAGTTGACCAAGGTAATGGGGTAGGTATCTGCCATCACCCGCACAATTTCGAGGGCTTGGTCAAAATTCCCTTCAATGGCAATCACTTCCGCACCGTAGAGCAGCGCTTGCGCCAGCTTCCCTTGGGCAACATAGCCTTCCGGCACCAACACGTAGGCCCGCAGACCCGCACGGCGGGCGTAGGCGGCGGCAGCGGCGGAGGTATTGCCCGTACTGGCGCAGATGACCGCCTCTGCCCCGGCTTCCTTGGCTTTCGAGATGGCCATGGTCATGCCGCGATCTTTGAAACTGCCGGTCGGGTTAAGGCCGTCGTACTTGACATAGACCGACACATTGCGACCAATGCGCTCCGCAATGCGAGGCACCGGAATCAACGGGGTATTTCCTTCGTAAAGGGTCACAATAGGGGTGCGATCGCTCACCGGCAAAAAGTCACCGTAGGCATGAATTAAGCCATGCCAAGCCGGACGAATAGGAGGGGCAGAAAGGGTTACAGGCACAGGTACGCAGTCAGTCAATGATGGATAAATATAGATGAATCAGCGGCAGGCTAACGATAGGGCGCAGCCACTCAGTACGATAATTCTACCGAGGAGTGCAGCAATTGCCAATTTTGTGTCTTCGCAACGAGCCAAGTATTGTGCCAAAGGGGGGCAGCATGCGATTAATTTTGGTGCGCCACGGGGAAGCGGAGGGGAATGCAGCGGGGGTGATGCTCGGTCGGCAGGATGTGCCCCTAACGGAACGGGGACAGCGGCAGGCGCTGACCCTAGGCCGGGTGCTCCCCCAGCCTGATTTTATCTACACCAGTCCGCTGCAACGCTGTGTGCAAACTGCCATACTCATGAACCCTGTTCCCCATCTCAAGATTCAGGAGTTGGCCGAACTCATTGAAATTGATCAGGGGATTTTTACGGGGTTGACGTGGTCTCAAGCTTGGGAGCAACAGCCCGACTTATGTGAGGAGCTAGAGGAAAATGACTGCCTAGTACCCATTCCCGAGGCGGAGTCCTTGGCAGTGGCATGGCAGCGAGCCAAGCAAGCCTGGAAGCGCCTGCGTCGCCATGGGGATGAACACTGCGTTTGGTGTATTTCCCACGGCGGTTTTTTGCAGTGTTTAGTGAGTGTTGTCTTGGGCAGCGATCGCCTCTGGGGCATTAACATCCCACCAGCGGCATGGTTTGACTTTGACCTACGAGTTGATCTGGAGGGTCGCTTTGAGGCCGAGAATTTACATTGGTGGCAAATTAATAACTTTAATGCCACGGTTAGTGCTGAGGAGCAGGCTTAATTGCACTGTGCATCAATGGGCGAGGTCAGACTCGAACTGACATGGGGAAACCCCGCTACATTTTGAGTGTAGTGCGTCTACCATTTCGCCACTCGCCCTCAGACTTACTACTATACCACGATTGGCTGGCGGGTCCACCGGTCATTGTTGCCACCTAGGGGGTTGATTCCAACGGCGGCACGGCGGAGAGCTTAGCAAGGGCGCAGTGCACCAAGAATTGTAGGCTAGGCAGTTGCCGGATATGGGGCGAGTAGTACAGGTTAGCGTTGCCGCGATCGGTGTCTTCCCAGAATTTGGGTTGCGCCTGCTCCAGACGGGCGCAATTTTGTAAGAACGCTCGCTCAAAGGTTGCCGTTCCCAACACTGTGGCATCCTCGACAATATCGGCAACAATGCGCTCGGCCAAAGGTTGCTGCTGTCGCTCGAGGTAAAATAAGGCCAAGCCCATTTGCAGTAGGCGCACCCCTGTACTTTTACTGCTGGGGCGATCGCCATTTTGGGGCTGGCTGAGATCCGGTGGATTGTCAAGGCGCAGCATCTCCTCAAGCAGTTCCAGTTGTATTGCGTCCTCCCACTGGGCTTCGTTCACCAGAATCAAGATTTTTTTTAGCTCCGCCGCAAACACATCCACAATAAAGTACAGAGCCGGGCTTTGCTGCGCCAGTTGATAAATTTCATTGCCATAGCGGCGCAGATAATTTACACTTTTTTGGGCAATGCGGCAGTGGCGGTAATGCACCAGACTTTCAATAAAGCGGCGATAGTGAAAGGCCAGATTGTAGAGATTACGCGCCTCGTTATGGCGGCTGCCGTGCTTGATGGCAAACCGCAGCATTGTATTAAACCGAATAACAATTAACTCCAGCAGATCCTCATCCCCTGAACTAAGGATGGCGTGGGCGATCGCGCACATTTCCGAGCCACAGAGGGAGGCTAAATTAAACTCATTTTCCTCTAAAAAACGGACGTAGGCATTGCCCAAAAGGCGAAAACATTTTTGTTCATAAAAGCTCCGCTGCTGCTCAATTTGCTCAAACTGATCAAACATGGTTTTGAAGGAAATATCCGCCGTCACCGCGCTACTCAGGCGGAAAAGATAGGGCGAGTAGTTCCGCTTCAGGGCAATATAGTGCTGTAGTAAGCCACTCATGGCTTCAATAATGGCGGCCTGTGGCTCCCGAAACGCAACATAAGTGAGCAGATCATCCAGTTGGTTTAGCCCGGCAATGAGGTATGCTTGGCTCCGTCGCACCAGTCGCGGCTGATACCCCTGCCCCCGCTGCAAACCGCCCATAAAGGAGCGCTGGCGCTGATAAATTTGCTGCACTACACTTTCCGGTTGAATGGCGTTCAAAATGTAAAAAATATAGGGGAGCGCCGTAATAATCGCGAGGGGCAGTAAGCCGTACAGGTTCAGCAGCGTGCTGCCCACCGGATGCAAACCCAGATCCGCCAAAACTTTAACGTAGAGAATGTGGGCACCACCCAGCACTAAGCACCAGACGTAAATAAGACTGATCCAGTCATGCATGTATAGCTCAGTAATTTTGGGAATATTCTGAGCGGCAATGGAAATCACAATAATCAGGGTGCCCAAGGTTAGGCCAATAACCGCCAGCCAGACCTCGGGTGCAAAGCCAACGTCAATGTCAAGGCTAGGGCTGCTCAGGAGTTGCGCAAGGGCAGGACTATGGGAGCCAAGCTGACCTAGGAGGAGATTTACGGCTCCATCAAGGGTGGCGATCGCCCCAAGGCTAATCACAAACGCAATCAAGGAACGCGGTAGGCCATCCATGGCATAGCTGAAGATCCACTGGTGCAGGCCCATGACATCGTTCTCGGTAGGCGGAAGGAACCATCAAAACCAAAAACTCCACCGCCGTGATTATCGTCAAAGTCACAGAGTCTCAAACGATGATCCTAGCGGTGAAGTCTCTACCCATTGGGGAGGCGTGGCCAGCAGCAACCTAGGCCAGACCCGTATTTACACCCGGTTTACCGGTGGAAAGCTCAACCTTGACAATTTTGCCCCCCATTTTCTGGATGCGCTGCTGCTCGCGAAACCAGTTTTCGT harbors:
- a CDS encoding histidine phosphatase family protein; the protein is MRLILVRHGEAEGNAAGVMLGRQDVPLTERGQRQALTLGRVLPQPDFIYTSPLQRCVQTAILMNPVPHLKIQELAELIEIDQGIFTGLTWSQAWEQQPDLCEELEENDCLVPIPEAESLAVAWQRAKQAWKRLRRHGDEHCVWCISHGGFLQCLVSVVLGSDRLWGINIPPAAWFDFDLRVDLEGRFEAENLHWWQINNFNATVSAEEQA
- a CDS encoding NYN domain-containing protein, which gives rise to MKPDVWFITPLSAIVAGSIAMVLQPNQRFAPLIGSSLGALAAAPLLSRKEHPPRDAWQQPVSSTSTPDTQKILESVETLHTILETQSRELALLKTALQSPPAPEHHPPRTAILYDIENLVFVQGQRLDPTKVSELVSIPNILDAIKHSVQVGEVQVQRAYGNWMNQVLQNLSPQLDQLQIERVAVYGRNRDQRNAADIQLAVDAIDIIHQHPDINTFVLVSGDGGFGSIALKLRDYGKTVIGCAYRGSASDSLQRVCHNFILLDNPLIQNGTSPPNITNTSSQKSLQVPIKIRPPRISQITYPKDADFTEIKNLELAKILELINYYTSDATKQKQLKQGIDFIKFFNELKQVIPKLDPLRFGFCKPSELIGYITEQNNLPLCLAVDNSQHKIILCWRDNLPENSIVRSYEPKPIHTVAVYRGIFADELAGDPLLNYVGQWLIANKPHHISLNKAINLIVEYFKNEQFPSNRNGVKRALANYVKVNVLAKKQNPNGCTLSLNSQIKTMADLVTMTQASFRQVVQERLATLGEVIDEAVFVKAVPFGMGLPPQSNNHPPRNPSV
- a CDS encoding phycobilisome linker polypeptide, giving the protein MRMFKITACVPSQTRIRTQRELQNTYFTKLVPYENWFREQQRIQKMGGKIVKVELSTGKPGVNTGLA
- the thrC gene encoding threonine synthase, whose amino-acid sequence is MPVTLSAPPIRPAWHGLIHAYGDFLPVSDRTPIVTLYEGNTPLIPVPRIAERIGRNVSVYVKYDGLNPTGSFKDRGMTMAISKAKEAGAEAVICASTGNTSAAAAAYARRAGLRAYVLVPEGYVAQGKLAQALLYGAEVIAIEGNFDQALEIVRVMADTYPITLVNSVNPYRLEGQKTAAFEVVDSLGNAPDWLCIPMGNAGNITAYWMGFCQYREQNRCDRLPRMMGFQAAGSAPLVNGAVVTHPETVATAIRIGNPANWQRAIAVKDASQGAFNAVSDAEILHAYCLLASEEGIFCEPASAASVAGLLKLADQVPTGATVVCVLTGNGLKDPETALQQHSDRFHRHIDPSEQTVANVMGF